The genomic stretch ATGACAATCTGCATTTCAGCCGTGAGCGGCAAAGGTGGCGCTGGAAAAACCACCGCCGTGATCCTTCTCGCTGGCGAGTACGCCCTTGAGGGCAAGTCGGTGCTTCTGATCGATGCTGACGGTCGCCAGAACCTAAACGAATGGTGGAAGCGCTCAACCGAGAAGGGCAACCAACCGGATGGCATCACTCTCGTAACAGCAGCTACAGGGGGCGGTATTCAACGCATCCTCGAAACTGACGGCGAAAAGTACGACGTGGTTATTATGGACTCGCCGGGTCAAGACACCGTGACGCGGGACACGATCATTGCCGGCTCTCATGTCGTGATTACGCCCATCCAACCCAACCAGGACGAAATCTTGGCGTCTGGTCAGGCCGCTCAGGATGTGGCTGACACGAGCGATAGGGTAGGGCGGAGAATTCCGCACCTAATCTACAAGACGCGGATAAGCATGCCTTCCCGCGCTCTTGCCGCGTATCGCCTGATCCGTCCGTTCGTGGAGAACCTGAAGGAAGGCGGATACGATTCCCATCTGCTTGAAACAGAACTTGTTGAGCGCAATCCCTATCGAGAAATCCGGAGTGGCTTCGGAACGCTGCAAATGCTGGAACTCACGGATTCGATCAAGAAAGCCCGCATGGAAGTCGTCGAATTGAAACAGGAAATCGAAGCATTCGTGCAGGAACAGGTAGAGGGCTGATCTCATGGCACCAAGAGACCTCAAGCTGACAGAATTCGCTGTCGCACCACGCAAGCCAAAGCCTCCGGTAGCTGAACAGCAGGTTCAAGATACTCCGACCGCTGCGGAAACCACCAACACGCCGGTGAATGATACAGCCCCTGCAGAACGTGTGGAGGAGATCGTGGCAGAGCCTAAAGCTGCCGCTGGCCTCATTACATCAGATGAGAACGTTCAGCGTCAAAGGGCGACAACACGGGCGCTGAACAACGAAACGTCTCGCCTTCGCCTGAAAGAGCTCAAGCAGAACAAGGCACGCGAAAGCAAGCATTTCGTCAATGTGCCTCTCGACTACGACACGAAGCAGCGCCTTAGCCGAGCTTCCATTGATAACGACGTCAAAATGACGGTCATACTCAAAGCTGCGATCGACCAGTTTTTGAAGGACAACGGCTATTGATCCTTGACGCAAAGTTCCTCGTTGGCGTCGCCGTCGGCGGCGTCCTCGGCATCGCTCTCGCGCCTCACAGCGGCCAACTTGGGATTGATTTTTCCCAACTGCAAAACACCATTCTGGCGCGAGCAACAGGCGAGGGCGAAGTAACCGATAAGGGTAACTGGCCTACGGACGAAGAGGCTAAACAAGGCCTATTTGTTTTATCCAAATGGGATATAAAAAACTTCGGCAGCCAATCGACGGTTATAGTCAATAGGTGTATTAGTATCGGCGAAAATACCATTGCTTGTGAGATGAGGGCAAAACTTAGTTGGCTAAAGGAAGAAGCCCTGATTGAAGGGCTTTTTCGCGGAAAACCGGAAAATTGGACTCTGGTTTCGGCCAAGACTAGGTAAAGAAGAACCTAGAAAATACCTCGCAGAGACAGCAAGGCATCTGCCCGAAATGCGGGCACTTGCTCAACCAATTTGGTTCATTTCTCAAACATTCGACCATTGTCATATCTACCCCCAAATTGGTAGGGATTGGACCCGCGAATCGTTTTAAAATGGATAGTGCCAAATTGGTATAATTTGGTCATAGTACCCGCGATGGAGCGGAGTAGGAACCGAGAATACATGCCTGACACAACGCGGGACCTGATTAAATATAAAAGCTCGAAGGGCTTGGTCGAGACCACAGACGAAGAGGTCGACAAGCCCCTTTACCGCCGTCCTGGTTTCGAAGGTATCGTGAGCTTTAAGGAAATGGATGCGAAACTGGCGGCGTTCCTTCGGGACGCCCGTGAGAGCGAGTATCTAACCCGCGCTGAGTTTGCGCCAATTGTAGGCCTCTCCACAGCTGTCTACGGCCGTTATGAGCGCGCGTTCTCCCGAATGACGGTAACTCGCATGATCCATCTGTGCGAGCTTCTTGGTTTCATGCCAATTGACATGCTCTTTGCTGCCGCCCCCCATCTCTACGGTCGTACGCCTGAAGAGGCTAAAGACCATTTGGAGCTTTCCCATTTGATCCGTGGCCTCCCGCATGAGGCTGTTCGAAATCTTATCGGTATCGTGGCGAGAATGACACCTGAAGAGAACCCCGCCGAAAAGGCGGGAAAGCCAGAAAAAACCGGGAAGAAGGAAGGCCGCTAAGCGGCCTTTTTCTTTTCGTCACCCTGCAGCTGGTGCAGGAAGTCGGAAACAGCCTGAGCCTTGGCGGCAGCTGTAACGATCGCACGCTTGTCCTGCTTGAGGACTTTAAGCCAGCTCTCGATGTAAGTCGCTGTACTGTCGCGCGGATCATGCTCGACACCGAGATCTGCACAAACGAAAGCTGCTGAAAGTTCGGCAACGAGTTCTTCCATGGCATATGCTTCACTTCCGAAGCGTCCGGAAAGGTCTCGATCGAGACGGTGCTTTGCACCCGTCCAGTGGCCCACCTCATGAAGTGCTGTGCTGTAAAGATGGACTTCGCTCAGAAACTTGTCGCGATCCGGCATCTGAATGTCATCGAGGCCGGGGCGGTAACACGCATGCTTTCCGCCGTAGGTGATCTTGGCGCCGGTTCGCTCTAGAAAGGTCTCGACGCTTTCGAGGACCGGAACTGGCTGTAACGGCGTTTCCTCGGCGGGGCTTTTGAAGTGGTCTAGCAGGCCGTCGATCTGCTCGACGTTGAAGACCGTGTAACCCTTGAGGTAGGGGATGCTGCGATCGTCTTCGCCCTGCTGTTCCTTCGGGTTGAAGGTGCCGTACTTGACGACTAGGGTTCCTTGCTCGCCCTTCCGGACCTGGCCGCCGACTTCGAGCGCCTGACGATAGGTCATCCAAGTGTTTTCGTCGTAGCCGGCGAGCTGGCTGGAAAGCCACAACATGATGACGTTGATGCCGCGATAGGCCTCGCCGTTAGAACGCATCGGAACTGCTGAGCGGGCAACAGTCCCGCGCCATGGGCGGATCCAAGGTTTGGTGCCGGCCTCTAGCTGCGCGATGATGGAGTCTGTGATGCGCTGGTAGGTGTCCTTGCTCTGCATTGCCGTCTCCTGTTCGTTGGTTGACGGCAAAAAAACGGAGACAGTCGAATCGAGCCCATGCACCTGCAGGGCCGAAACGGAGAGGAGGACCGCGAAGCGGTTGAATGGGGGAGGGGCTGTCGTAGCTTGTCCGTCAAATCACTCAACGAACTAGAAGACGGCTGCATGGAGGGGAGCAAGGGCACTGCGCGGCCCAGAGACGGCCATACAGTGCGCCTGACGGCAAATGACGCTTAACGGTCCCGATCGTCGCCGTTACGTTGCTGCTGACGGTTTGCGGCCTGCTCCGCCTCGGCGGCCTTCAGCTCGGCATTCTGGTTCTGCTGCTGTGGCTGTTGATCAGCTTTTTGCTCGGCCTGCGGCGGCTCACGAGTTTGGGCCTGAGATTCCTGCGACTGTTCTTGGCGGCCAAGCGTCTGGAAATTGGAGCGAGCAGTAAATTTCACTTCCTCGTCGTCTGCTGGCATCCGCTCAGGTAGGTCGGCGCGGTCTACCGCAATAATCCCCTTTTCGGTTACTAGCGTTGCAACACGGTCATCGTGGCCGAACACCTGGCCTTCGATCTGTTCGCCTTGTCGCGCTGTTCGCACGTAATGCTCGAACGGTTGTTCTCCGACCTCCTTGAGATCGTTGATTGCGCCTCGCAACGCCTCGCGCCGATTGGGGTCTGCCGCATCCTCCATGACATGCTTCATCGCGGGGCTAGAAGGGTCATTGTGCGTAGCAATCGACGCTTCAATCATGCGGGTTTTGGTGATGACACTCATATCCAGCTCGTGGCCGTAGTGCCGGCCAAGTTCGGAAATGAACGTCTCCTGGGTGCGTCCGTTGCCTTCTCTGAAGGGGTGCACATAGTTCAATTCGGAAAAAGTTTTCGCGGCGCGCTCAACGAATTCTTCGCGGGTGGCGTTCCGCATGGTCGCTGGATCGCTGATCGGTTTCAGGGCCTCGTCCAGGCCCATCTCTATTCGAGCGCCATGCAGGAACTGTGAGCCGCCTTTACCCATATTCCCAATCGGTTCGACGCGCGCGCCATCGACGACAGGGCTTTCGTTGCGTGTATGTCCAGCCCACTCGTACACGTCTTGGAAGATATGGCCGTGAATTGCCTTCAGGTGCGCGGCATCAAATTTACCTTTAGGGCCGCCACCTTCGGCAATTTCTGAGATTCGATCTTCCGTCGCACGATACTCGATCGTCCTCAACTCGGATCTGGATTCGATGCCAAACTTGTTCCGGAGAACATTTTGACGGTCAGGATCGTCGGACGTGTTTGGATAGGTGTAAGAGCGATTGGGATTTTCAGCCATAAAAGCAACCATGAAAAAGCCGCCTGCGTCAGCAGACGGCTGAAAGCCTAAAGAAAATGCTGTCGATTTACGCCTTTGGCGCCGGCAAGATGCGAGCGCGATACTCTTCGCGGGTCAGATCGCCCGCAACGTATGCGGCAGATGCTTCTTCCAGAACCGGATCGTGCTGATATCCCTGTCGCATGTTCGCTGCGCGGGCTTGATCGATCGCCTTCTGGCGAGCAGCTACAGCTTCCGGGGACCGGTCGGGGCGGGGTGCATGGACGTTCATCGGCAAATCTCCAATTACTGTTCAAACTAACACGAAAAGGGCCGAAAATCCAGCATTTAAGCGGATTTCCAGCCTGTTTCGGGTTGGAAGCCCGGTCACCGACCGGGCTTCCTTGCGCGATCAACGCTGCTCCCATTCGATGATGGCCTGCAAAGTCGGATCATCCTGATTGGGGAAGCGGCCCAGGTTCGCGTTGAACCGCATCTGCTTGATCGAGATCGTGTAGTAGGGACGGCCTTCGGCGTTGTCTTTCTTCCAAATACCGCCGACCTCAAGATCGTGGCCGCCCGGAGATTTGGCATAGACGCGGTGCGTTGGAGCCAGAGGGTGGGACGAGGAGAATGGGGTCGCCGTGATCGGCAGGTCGCGTTCGATGGTAGAAATGAGGCCTTTGCCGGAAGCGGTATCGAAGTTATCGCCGTCAAACTGGATGAAGTTGGTGATTTTCATGATGTAAACTCCTCTTTGGTGGTTGCGATGAGCGTTCACAAGGCACGGCGGAAAGCGGTGCGCACCGTAGGCCGGAGCGCAGCGTAGGAGGCTGGTAGGCCGCAAAATTTGCTTCGCGAGGAAGCCGCAGGCGGGGAAATTTTACGGTAGGCCAGCTTTGCGCAAACCGCGTCGCTGTGCGAACGGGCATCAAGAGCAACCGCCCCAGAGGAGTTTGGCGTGAAAGCGTATTGCAAACCTCACCTTTGACCTGAAACCTCTACCGCTATGAGTTGCGCCAATATTATTCATCTTTAGCGGGCAAACAACCGAAAACGCTGGGTATTTTCCCGAACGTCGTTACCGATTTGGGTAAGTAAATACGCCCACTGGCAATTGAAACGCGGCAAGTTGGATCGGTCGTCAGTTTTGGTGCTGACCACGCCTATATGTTCCAGGCACCTCGATCTCGGCGGCCCACATGCCGGCTCGACGCTCGCGCGCGCTTCCTTCAGCGTTATGGTAAGCGTTCAGGTCGAGCGGGTGGCCGCTCGGGAGATATCGCAAAAGCAGCATGGCGTGACCTGCCTTGATCATCTCAAGGCCAATATCCGTTTGTTGGATGAAGCACTGACCGACGAGGCGACGGTATTGGTCTTTGTCGATGACCTTGCACGTAACGTGGCGGCCGTCGATCATTCGAGCGAGATACTGCCGCGCCTCGACACCACATGCCCATTCGGCACCATTTTTCCAGCCTTTCTGGTCGCGCTCACAGGCATCGATCGCGGCTATCCTGATCCTCTGCTGCCGGATACTGAAAGTATCGCCATCGATCACGCGCGCCTGGCCCGAATAGTCGGCCGCGGTGGCGGGTTGCTGAATGAAAAGCGCGGCAAGCAATGCCGAAAAACCGAGGTTTCTTATCAATTTAGAGCCTCCATGGAGTTGCGGGCAACCAGCCCAAAAACGGAACGGGATAGATGAAGTTCGCCGGACGCGGCCCGGTCCGTCATGGCCCGCAGGTAGCCTCCCGGCGAGCTGACTTCCTGGCGGCTGTATTTCTCGAACGTGACGGCAATGGCGACATCGGCGGCCTGCTGACCCATGCGATCGACGGCGCGCAGGCGGGCATCCTCCGACACGCCGGCCAACCGGCAAATTTGCGGCGAGAGGCGGGCCAGATCGGACCAGCTGCGGGGCGCAGCGGCAAAATAGGTACTCAAGGACGGCGCAGCCCTCCAAACATCTTCAAGAGCAACTAATCCAAGCTGCAGGCTCGATTGCCTCTTGTCTGGGCCGGATCCTCTCCACAGGCTTTCCTCAAAAGCCCTCTTGCTGGCGGAGCCAGCTCCAAACAAGTTGTGTTGTTCGGCGGTAGCCGAACGCATTTCATCTTTACCAAGGTCAAAACGATGGGGGTTTGTAATCTGTTTGTGCATGTCGTTTTCGACATTCGCGCATGTCATTTCAGCATCAAACTGAACATCGACGGCTGCATGCGCAGCCAAATGCAGGCGGCTTACAACCCATTCCAGCAAACCGGCTGCCTTGCGCAGCACATAGGCTGGGGCCTTAGAGGCTGTGCCGACAAAGGCCGCGATACGCTCGATACGGCTTTGCATCCGAATGATCTGGGCCTCTGTCTGCTCGGCTGCTGCCACAAGGCTATATCGCGCGCTACGAAGCGCATCGCGGAACCGGCGCGCTGCGGCGTCGGTGACGCGCTTTTCCTCGCGCTTCTGCCGCACGAGCTGGTCAAGCTCACGGTATCGCGCGATCAGCACCCGAAGGTCGATCCCGCAGGCATCGGAGATTTCACCTTCACCGTCGCGGATCGGGTAGCGTTTGAAATTCGCGCTGTCCTGCATGGTGATCAGGCCAGCATCGAACAGACGCGACAGGATGCGGCTCACGCGTCCAGGTGAGCGGTTAATCTCAAACCCAAGCTGATTGTTCGACTTGAAGACGATCGGACGTCCCGCCTTGTCGAAAGCGTCCGCTTTCGCGGTGTTGATGATCGTCGTCAGAAGGTGGCTTTCTGTGCTGGTGACAAGACCAGTACAAGGCAGGTTCTGTGACAAAACTGCCAACTGGGCGCGCGTCACCGATCCGACTTCCGTCGACTGGGCCAGTCGCCGGAACTCAGCTCGCTCTTTCGTCATCCTGCGGCCGGTTGGCCGCTTATATGCAAGGGTTTCCCCCATTGTCCCGTCTCCTAAGTCAGGGACCAGACAAAGCTTCGCCGTTCACCGAAATGGTGTTTTTCTTATTGACTTTTGGGAGGGGGTCTGCGAGAAAGATCGTGCTAAAGAGTTTCTCTGACAGACCGCTTCCAGATTTTTTCGGGGAGCGGTTTTTCTTTTCTGGGCCGGTGTGATCTCCAAAAATTCGGTTAGAATGTATGAGTCGGATCAGTATCTGATTCCGGTTAATTTCGATACATACCCTGATTACCCAACTTGGCGCAACAATGGTGCCTAAACCATTAGCGTGACGCGGCGTAAAAAACGCAAAAAGCGGACAAAACCGTTGTCTATCAACGGCTTTGATTGCTTTTTGCCGTCTTCATCAAAATTATCAACATTGCCAAATTGGTACAATTTGCCCTCTTCGGCCACCTTTTTAGGGT from Agrobacterium tumefaciens encodes the following:
- a CDS encoding Fic/DOC family protein; this encodes MVAFMAENPNRSYTYPNTSDDPDRQNVLRNKFGIESRSELRTIEYRATEDRISEIAEGGGPKGKFDAAHLKAIHGHIFQDVYEWAGHTRNESPVVDGARVEPIGNMGKGGSQFLHGARIEMGLDEALKPISDPATMRNATREEFVERAAKTFSELNYVHPFREGNGRTQETFISELGRHYGHELDMSVITKTRMIEASIATHNDPSSPAMKHVMEDAADPNRREALRGAINDLKEVGEQPFEHYVRTARQGEQIEGQVFGHDDRVATLVTEKGIIAVDRADLPERMPADDEEVKFTARSNFQTLGRQEQSQESQAQTREPPQAEQKADQQPQQQNQNAELKAAEAEQAANRQQQRNGDDRDR
- a CDS encoding thermonuclease family protein, with product MIDGDTFSIRQQRIRIAAIDACERDQKGWKNGAEWACGVEARQYLARMIDGRHVTCKVIDKDQYRRLVGQCFIQQTDIGLEMIKAGHAMLLLRYLPSGHPLDLNAYHNAEGSARERRAGMWAAEIEVPGTYRRGQHQN
- a CDS encoding antitoxin VbhA family protein; protein product: MNVHAPRPDRSPEAVAARQKAIDQARAANMRQGYQHDPVLEEASAAYVAGDLTREEYRARILPAPKA
- a CDS encoding DUF736 family protein; this encodes MKITNFIQFDGDNFDTASGKGLISTIERDLPITATPFSSSHPLAPTHRVYAKSPGGHDLEVGGIWKKDNAEGRPYYTISIKQMRFNANLGRFPNQDDPTLQAIIEWEQR
- a CDS encoding ParA family protein, whose amino-acid sequence is MTICISAVSGKGGAGKTTAVILLAGEYALEGKSVLLIDADGRQNLNEWWKRSTEKGNQPDGITLVTAATGGGIQRILETDGEKYDVVIMDSPGQDTVTRDTIIAGSHVVITPIQPNQDEILASGQAAQDVADTSDRVGRRIPHLIYKTRISMPSRALAAYRLIRPFVENLKEGGYDSHLLETELVERNPYREIRSGFGTLQMLELTDSIKKARMEVVELKQEIEAFVQEQVEG
- a CDS encoding helix-turn-helix transcriptional regulator, yielding MPDTTRDLIKYKSSKGLVETTDEEVDKPLYRRPGFEGIVSFKEMDAKLAAFLRDARESEYLTRAEFAPIVGLSTAVYGRYERAFSRMTVTRMIHLCELLGFMPIDMLFAAAPHLYGRTPEEAKDHLELSHLIRGLPHEAVRNLIGIVARMTPEENPAEKAGKPEKTGKKEGR
- the repC gene encoding plasmid replication protein RepC, translated to MGETLAYKRPTGRRMTKERAEFRRLAQSTEVGSVTRAQLAVLSQNLPCTGLVTSTESHLLTTIINTAKADAFDKAGRPIVFKSNNQLGFEINRSPGRVSRILSRLFDAGLITMQDSANFKRYPIRDGEGEISDACGIDLRVLIARYRELDQLVRQKREEKRVTDAAARRFRDALRSARYSLVAAAEQTEAQIIRMQSRIERIAAFVGTASKAPAYVLRKAAGLLEWVVSRLHLAAHAAVDVQFDAEMTCANVENDMHKQITNPHRFDLGKDEMRSATAEQHNLFGAGSASKRAFEESLWRGSGPDKRQSSLQLGLVALEDVWRAAPSLSTYFAAAPRSWSDLARLSPQICRLAGVSEDARLRAVDRMGQQAADVAIAVTFEKYSRQEVSSPGGYLRAMTDRAASGELHLSRSVFGLVARNSMEALN
- a CDS encoding ArdC family protein, encoding MQSKDTYQRITDSIIAQLEAGTKPWIRPWRGTVARSAVPMRSNGEAYRGINVIMLWLSSQLAGYDENTWMTYRQALEVGGQVRKGEQGTLVVKYGTFNPKEQQGEDDRSIPYLKGYTVFNVEQIDGLLDHFKSPAEETPLQPVPVLESVETFLERTGAKITYGGKHACYRPGLDDIQMPDRDKFLSEVHLYSTALHEVGHWTGAKHRLDRDLSGRFGSEAYAMEELVAELSAAFVCADLGVEHDPRDSTATYIESWLKVLKQDKRAIVTAAAKAQAVSDFLHQLQGDEKKKAA